The [Clostridium] celerecrescens 18A genomic sequence AAAAGCAGCAAGGAAAGGAGAACAGGAATGGATAAGTATGAAGCGGTAATCAAACTCTTAATGGAAGCCGTAAAAGCGGAATCCGGAACAGATGAGTTTCGAATACCAGTTGGCGTTTCCAACCGCCATGTACATTTGTCCCAGGAAGACTTGGATGCCCTTTTCGGTAAGGGGTACGAACTGACCAAGATGAAGGAGTTATCCCAGCCGGGTCAGTATGCATGCAAGGAAACAGTTACTGTATGCGGCCCAAAGGGAGCCATTGAGAAGGTCCGTATATTAGGTCCGGTCAGAAAACAGACTCAGGTCGAGGTTCTGGCAGCAGACTGTTTTAAGCTTGGAAAGAAATCCGAGCCTAAGATGTCCGGTGAATTAGCAGGAACACCGGGGATCACCCTGGTGGGACCAAAGGGTTCCGTTCAAACAAAAGAGGGCTTAATCATCGCCCAGAGACACATTCATATGACTCCTCAGGATGCCCTGAAGTTCGGCGTTCATGATGGTCAGACGGTAAGCATTCAGACAGAGGGGATCCGCGGCGGTATTTTTCATCATACGGCAATCCGCGTAACCGAAACATCAAGCCTGGAATGCCATCTTGATACGGAAGAAGCAAATGCCATGGGACTTGGCGGTTCTTCAAGCGTAACCATTGTAAAATAGGTGAACCATTAAAAATTAATTATAAATCAGGAGGATTTAAAAATGAAATACGATGCATTAGGAATGATTGAAACAAAAGGTTTAATTGGATCCGTTGAAGCAGCAGATGCTATGGTGAAAGCAGCAAACGTTACCCTGATCGGTAAAGAATTCGTAGGCGGCGGTCTTGTTACTGTTATGGTAAGAGGCGATGTAGGAGCTGTTAAGGCAGCTACTGATGCAGGTGCAGCAGCAGCTCAGCGTGTTGGTGAGCTTGTATCTGTCCATGTAATTCCTCGTCCACATGCAGAAGTTGAAACAATTCTTCCAGGTACAAAAGAAGCATAATTTAAAATTTGTTAAGGTCTGTTTTTTACGGGTTCTTCCTGCAAAAAACAGACCTTTTTTTACAATTTTTTTAAAATCTTGTAAAAACATAAAATTTTTGGAGTGTCAAGTTAAATTTCCGCATATAATAGACAAAATATGTTTTTTTAGGTATAATACCAATTATATGTGCAGGATGCAGAAAGCAGGTGTAATTATGCGTCATAAAAAGAGCGTAATGAGAAGTTTCATGATGGTGACCCAACTGGGGATCAGTGTCATGGTACCTGTATTTGTCTGTATTCTTGCAGGTTACTATATTGACCGGTACGCTGGGACAAAACTGACGTTATTATTTATGGTTCTGGGGTTTCTGGCTGGGGGATCCAATGCTTATAAGCTGGCAAAGGCAACACTGGCCATGAATGAAAGGGAGGAGAGGGTTGAGGATCAGAAGGAGCGCGTGGAACGGCAAGCGGAGGCTAGACCCAAGGTGCATAAACCGAAACAGCCAAGCCGCGTGAAAGGACATGATGATGAGAAACTTTCGTAGACAGGAGGACTTGTAATGGGGAAGGAAACAAAGAATCTGATTCTTGAGGTTTCTGCCGGAATCGTTATTTTCACGGCAGCAGCTATGCTAGGGGCATTATTTATGTATCCAAGACGAGCTGTATTTGCAGGACTTATTTTGGGAATGGTGTTAGCTCTGGCCATGTTTTTATCCATGGCTATGGTACTTGAACGTTCTATGAAGACGGAAGATCCAAAGACTGTTCAGAAGCAGAGTATTATTAGTTCAGTCCTTCGCTATCTGCTGCTTATTGTCATACTGGTGGCAGTTATTGTCCGGTTTTCGAACTGGTTCAATCCGGTCGCAGTAGTAATCGGAGTCCTCGGACTCAAGGTTGGAGCATTTTCCCAGCCTATTATCCATAAGATCGTGGCCAACAGGACAAAGGGAGAGTAATCTTCTTTGCGGTCAAGTGGGATCTCTTAAGAAAGGAGGCTTAAGCGTATGGTCGTTGCGAGTGCCAATAATGTAGACTTTATGATCAAAGGCGTTACAAAGTTTCAGGCGTTTGGTCAGGAACTTTGGGTTACAACTACGGAAATAGGCCTTAGCATTGTGACAATCGTAATCTTGATTATTGCAGTGATCGCCAACCGAAAAATGAAGCGGGCGACAGAAGTACCCGGCATCTTCCAGAATATTGTGGAGTTTGTCGTAGAGGCGCTTGATAACATGGTAAACGGTACTATGGGTCATAACGCAAAAAAATTTGTTAATTATATTGGAACAATATTTATTTTCATATTGTTCTGCAATATTGGCGGCTTATTTGGTCTTAGAACGCCAACAGGAGATTTTGGTGTAACATTTATGCTTGGTATTTTCACCTTCTGCATCGTGCAATACCAAGGTATCAAGAATCATGGAATCGGTCATTTTACAAGCTTGTTTCAGCCGTTTCCGGTTTTGTTCCCGATTAATTTAATCGGAGAGATTACAAACCCATTATCCCAGGCGCTTCGTTTGTTCGGTAATATGATGTCAGGCGTTGTTATTATGGGATTGTGGTATGGGATGATGCCTATCTTTGTAAAGATTGGTATCCCGTCGTTTTTACATGTATATTGTGATGTATTCTCAGGATGTATCCAGACGTATGTGTTCTGTATGCTGACTATGGTATATGTCAATGATAAGATGGATTAAACTTCAATAATATTAAATTCAGGAGGAATTTTTCTATGAACGGATTTTCAGGACAGGATTTTATCTTAGGCTGCTCAGCAATCGGTGCAGGTCTTGCGATGATCGCAGGTATTGGACCTGGTATTGGACAGGGTATCGCGGCAGGCCATGCAGCTGCTGCAGTTGGACGTAATCCGGGCGCAAAGTCTGATATAACATCTACCATGCTTTTAGGACAGGCCGTTGCAGAGACAACAGGTCTTTATGGTTTCGCTGTTGCAGCTATCCTCATGTTCTTAAAGCCATTCAGCTAAAGAGTGAATTGGCGGGAGGCGATAGCCTGCCCTCAGAATGGGGAAAGAATAAAGAGCGAAAGGAGGCGAAACCTTGGATCGATTATTGGGATTTGACCCACAGCTGCTTTTCGATTCATTTGTAACAGGCATCAACATATTCATCCTGTTTTTTGCGTTATCCTATATGCTGTTTAATCCGGTACGGGAAGTACTGGAAAAGAGAAGACAGAGGATTGCGGGAGAATTAAAGAACGCTGCCGACGATAAGGAAGCTGCGAGGGCAATGAAGGAAGAATATGAAGCCAGACTTCTTGAAGTGAAGAAAGAGGCAGAAGAAATCTTAGAGGATGCCAGAAAAAGAGCGAAACAGCGTGAGGCAGAGATTATTACAGAAGCCAGGGAAGAAGCGGACCGCATTGTTACGCGGGGTAGCCGTGAGGTGGAACTGGAGAGAAAGAAAGCGCTTGATGATATGAAGGATCAGATCATATCCATCGCTTCTGTTATGGCCGGCAAGGTCGTAGCTGCTTCCATTGACACTACGGTGCAGGATGCCCTGATTGACGAGACTTTGAAAGAGATGGGTGAAAGCACATGGCAAAGCTAGTATCAAAGGTATACGGCGATGCATTGTTTGAGGAAGCTCTTAATAAGCAGGAAGTGGACGCTTTGTTTGAGGAAGTGAAGAGCCTGCAGGTGATCTGGCACGAGAATCAGTCATTGGCGGAGCTTCTTAATAATCCGAAGATTGTAAAGGAAGATAAAATCGGCATTATTAAGAATATTTTCGGCGGACGCGTATCGGATGACCTGATGGGTTTTCTGGCAGTCATTGTCGACAAAGGCAGGCAGAAGGAGATTCCGGCAATCTGTGAATACTTCATAAACGCTGTCAAGGAATATAAGAAGATCGGCGTGGCCCATGTGGCCAGTGCTGTTGAATTAAATGAGGGGCAAAAGGCCCGGCTGGTAGAAAAGCTGTTAAATACGACTCAGTACGTAGATTTTGAGATGGATTATCAGGTTGACCCGTCAATCATTGGCGGCATGGTAATCAGGATCGGGGACCGGGTGGTGGATTCCAGCATTAAGACGCAGATTTACGAACTGCGCCGCAGCCTGTTAAAGCTGCAATTGACCTGATTTCCACTTTACTGCTCATGCTTTTTTGCATGATGGTAAGCCTGAGTTTAGGAAATCAGTTGTCCGGAGAAACATTATGTGAAACGGACACATTATAAACTTAGAAAGAAGGTGCAAACCTTAATGAATTTAAGACCAGAAGAGATCAGTTCTGTCATCAAGGAACAGATTCAAAGATATTCTACCAAACTGGATGTCTCTGATGTCGGTACAGTCATTCAGGTAGCGGACGGTATTGCCCGTATCCATGGCCTTGAGAATGCCATGCAGGGAGAGCTCCTTGAGTTCCCGGGAGAAATCTACGGCATGGTGCTTAACCTGGAAGAGGATAACGTTGGTGCTGTTTTACTTGGTACCGGTGCTATCAGCGAAGGTGATACCGTTAAGACTACCGGACGAGTGGTGGAAGTACCTGTTGGTGATGCATTGACTGGACGTGTTGTGAATGCGTTAGGACAGCCAATTGATGGAAAAGGGCCGGTCCAGACAGACAAATTCCGCAAGATTGAGCGTGTAGCTCATGGAGTTATTGACAGAAAATCAGTAGACACTCCCCTTCAGACCGGTATTAAGGCGATTGATGCCATGATTCCTATTGGAAGAGGACAGCGTGAGCTGATCATTGGTGACCGCCAGACCGGAAAGACGGCGATTGCCCTTGATACGATTATTAACCAGAAGGGCCAGGGAGTTCACTGTATTTATGTTGCCATTGGCCAGAAGGCATCTACGGTTGCCAACATTGTTAAGACACTGGAAGAGTACGGTGCCATGGATTATACCACCATCGTGGTATCAACGGCATCTGATTTGGCTCCACTTCAGTATATTGCCCCATATTCCGGATGTGCCATTGGAGAGGAATGGATGGAAAACGGAGAGGATGTATTAGTTGTTTACGATGATTTAAGTAAACATGCAGCCGCTTACCGTACCTTATCCCTGCTGCTTAAGAGACCGCCGGGCCGTGAAGCTTACCCTGGCGATGTTTTCTATCTGCATTCCAGACTACTGGAGAGAGCCTCCAGACTTTCTGAAGAGCTGGGAGGAGGTTCTTTAACAGCCCTTCCGATCATTGAAACACAGGCAGGTGACGTATCCGCGTATATTCCGACGAATGTTATCTCTATTACAGACGGACAGATTTACCTGGAGACAGAGATGTTTAACTCCGGTTTCCGTCCTGCCATCAACGCAGGTCTTTCCGTATCCCGTGTAGGCGGCTCTGCCCAGATCAAGGCTATGAAGAAGATCGCAGCTCCTATCCGTGTGGAACTGGCACAGTACCGCGAGCTTGCAAGCTTTGCACAGTTTGGTTCCGAGCTTGATAAGGAGACGGCAGAACAGCTTGCCCAGGGCGAAAGGATCAGAGAGGTATTAAAGCAGGGCCAGTATCGGCCGATTCCGGTTGAATACCAGATCATTATTATCTTTGCGGCGACCAAGAAGCTGCTTTTGGATATTCCTACCGGGAAAATCCTTGATTTCGAAAAGGCTTTGACAAGCTTTATTGACAGCAAATATTCTGAAATTCCCGCAAGCATCCGCGAGACAAAGCAGATCACGCCTGAGACAGAGGAATTGCTGGTAAAGGCAATTAACGAATGCAAAGCAGGTGTTTTTTAAAGGCAGGTGAACAATCATGGCATCCATTAGGGATATCAAACGAAGAAGAGACAGTATTTCCAGTACCGAACAGATTACGAAAGCCATGAAGCTCATATCTACCGTTAAGCTGCAGAAGTCTAAAGCTAAGGCAGAGGAATCCAAACCCTATTACGAAATGATGTATGATACCATAGGCTCCATGCTGCGCAAATCCGGGAGCATAGACCATAAGTATTTAAAGGCAGGCGATTCTAAGAGGAAGGCAGTCATTGTCATCACTTCAAACCGTGGACTGGCAGGAGGCTATAACAGCAACATTGTCAAGATGGTTCATGGAGATGAGAGGCTTACGCCGGAACTTACGGATGTGTATGCCGTTGGTAGGAAAGGGAAGGAAGCACTGGCAAGAAAGGGATATACGATTGCCGAGGATTATTCCGAGGTGATTAATGAACCGATCTACCGTGATGCGGCCGATATTACCATGGAGCTTCTGGATGCATTTGGACAGAACCGGATAGGTGAAATTTATCTGGCTTATACATCCTTTAAGAATACTGTGACCCAAATACCGACTCTTAAAAAGCTTCTCCCGGTTGAAATGGAAAAGGGAAGCGAAAAAACGGATCTGACTTTAATGAACTATGAGCCGGATGAGGACCAGGTATTGGATTCCATTATTCCTAAGTATATGAGCAGCATGATCTATGGCGCTTTGCTGGAAGCCGTTGCAAGTGAAAACGGAGCCAGAATGGCGGCCATGGACTCTGCAACCAATAATGCGGAAGAGATGATAGAAGAACTTGGACTGGCATATAACCGGGCAAGACAGGGGTCTATTACCCAGGAGCTTACCGAGATCATAGCCGGAGCCAATGCGATTTCATAAGGCGAACCGAACTTCATGTTAGCAGGAACGAGAGAAATATAAAAGAAGGAGAAACAAGATGGCAGGACAAAAT encodes the following:
- a CDS encoding phosphate propanoyltransferase, translating into MDKYEAVIKLLMEAVKAESGTDEFRIPVGVSNRHVHLSQEDLDALFGKGYELTKMKELSQPGQYACKETVTVCGPKGAIEKVRILGPVRKQTQVEVLAADCFKLGKKSEPKMSGELAGTPGITLVGPKGSVQTKEGLIIAQRHIHMTPQDALKFGVHDGQTVSIQTEGIRGGIFHHTAIRVTETSSLECHLDTEEANAMGLGGSSSVTIVK
- the eutM gene encoding ethanolamine utilization microcompartment protein EutM produces the protein MKYDALGMIETKGLIGSVEAADAMVKAANVTLIGKEFVGGGLVTVMVRGDVGAVKAATDAGAAAAQRVGELVSVHVIPRPHAEVETILPGTKEA
- a CDS encoding AtpZ/AtpI family protein — translated: MRHKKSVMRSFMMVTQLGISVMVPVFVCILAGYYIDRYAGTKLTLLFMVLGFLAGGSNAYKLAKATLAMNEREERVEDQKERVERQAEARPKVHKPKQPSRVKGHDDEKLS
- a CDS encoding ATP synthase subunit I: MGKETKNLILEVSAGIVIFTAAAMLGALFMYPRRAVFAGLILGMVLALAMFLSMAMVLERSMKTEDPKTVQKQSIISSVLRYLLLIVILVAVIVRFSNWFNPVAVVIGVLGLKVGAFSQPIIHKIVANRTKGE
- the atpB gene encoding F0F1 ATP synthase subunit A; this encodes MVVASANNVDFMIKGVTKFQAFGQELWVTTTEIGLSIVTIVILIIAVIANRKMKRATEVPGIFQNIVEFVVEALDNMVNGTMGHNAKKFVNYIGTIFIFILFCNIGGLFGLRTPTGDFGVTFMLGIFTFCIVQYQGIKNHGIGHFTSLFQPFPVLFPINLIGEITNPLSQALRLFGNMMSGVVIMGLWYGMMPIFVKIGIPSFLHVYCDVFSGCIQTYVFCMLTMVYVNDKMD
- the atpE gene encoding ATP synthase F0 subunit C, whose amino-acid sequence is MNGFSGQDFILGCSAIGAGLAMIAGIGPGIGQGIAAGHAAAAVGRNPGAKSDITSTMLLGQAVAETTGLYGFAVAAILMFLKPFS
- the atpF gene encoding F0F1 ATP synthase subunit B; amino-acid sequence: MDRLLGFDPQLLFDSFVTGINIFILFFALSYMLFNPVREVLEKRRQRIAGELKNAADDKEAARAMKEEYEARLLEVKKEAEEILEDARKRAKQREAEIITEAREEADRIVTRGSREVELERKKALDDMKDQIISIASVMAGKVVAASIDTTVQDALIDETLKEMGESTWQS
- the atpH gene encoding ATP synthase F1 subunit delta gives rise to the protein MAKLVSKVYGDALFEEALNKQEVDALFEEVKSLQVIWHENQSLAELLNNPKIVKEDKIGIIKNIFGGRVSDDLMGFLAVIVDKGRQKEIPAICEYFINAVKEYKKIGVAHVASAVELNEGQKARLVEKLLNTTQYVDFEMDYQVDPSIIGGMVIRIGDRVVDSSIKTQIYELRRSLLKLQLT
- the atpA gene encoding F0F1 ATP synthase subunit alpha, which translates into the protein MNLRPEEISSVIKEQIQRYSTKLDVSDVGTVIQVADGIARIHGLENAMQGELLEFPGEIYGMVLNLEEDNVGAVLLGTGAISEGDTVKTTGRVVEVPVGDALTGRVVNALGQPIDGKGPVQTDKFRKIERVAHGVIDRKSVDTPLQTGIKAIDAMIPIGRGQRELIIGDRQTGKTAIALDTIINQKGQGVHCIYVAIGQKASTVANIVKTLEEYGAMDYTTIVVSTASDLAPLQYIAPYSGCAIGEEWMENGEDVLVVYDDLSKHAAAYRTLSLLLKRPPGREAYPGDVFYLHSRLLERASRLSEELGGGSLTALPIIETQAGDVSAYIPTNVISITDGQIYLETEMFNSGFRPAINAGLSVSRVGGSAQIKAMKKIAAPIRVELAQYRELASFAQFGSELDKETAEQLAQGERIREVLKQGQYRPIPVEYQIIIIFAATKKLLLDIPTGKILDFEKALTSFIDSKYSEIPASIRETKQITPETEELLVKAINECKAGVF
- the atpG gene encoding ATP synthase F1 subunit gamma is translated as MASIRDIKRRRDSISSTEQITKAMKLISTVKLQKSKAKAEESKPYYEMMYDTIGSMLRKSGSIDHKYLKAGDSKRKAVIVITSNRGLAGGYNSNIVKMVHGDERLTPELTDVYAVGRKGKEALARKGYTIAEDYSEVINEPIYRDAADITMELLDAFGQNRIGEIYLAYTSFKNTVTQIPTLKKLLPVEMEKGSEKTDLTLMNYEPDEDQVLDSIIPKYMSSMIYGALLEAVASENGARMAAMDSATNNAEEMIEELGLAYNRARQGSITQELTEIIAGANAIS